The following proteins come from a genomic window of Pedosphaera parvula Ellin514:
- a CDS encoding citrate synthase codes for MTNSATPAPAKGLEGIIAASTRLSDVQGDVGKLIYCGYDIDELAGKVSYEEVVYLLHHGHLPNRKELNDLKEHLAAWRELPAGVVKIIKALPKDTPPMNAIRTAISALGCFDTTSEDSSMDSQRRKALRLVAQIPTVTAFFHRHRSGKSIVEPDSKLGEAANFLYMIDGERPSEEKEKTLDLCYVLHADHGMNASTFSARVTIATLSDMYSAITSAIGTLKGPLHGGANEGVIKMLLEIGSLDKVDAYVEECLEQKKKIMGIGHRVYKTLDPRAPHLKRMAQILSAKLGEPKWIQMSDRIAEIMLARKHLHANVDFYSATVYYSLGVPIDLFTPIFAISRTSGWTAHVLEQLMDNRLIRPQSLYTGPVGLKVVPVDQR; via the coding sequence ATGACCAATTCTGCTACTCCCGCCCCTGCCAAAGGTCTCGAAGGTATTATTGCCGCCAGCACGCGCCTAAGCGACGTGCAAGGGGATGTTGGAAAATTGATTTATTGCGGCTATGATATCGACGAGCTTGCCGGGAAGGTATCGTACGAGGAAGTGGTCTACCTCCTGCATCATGGTCACCTGCCCAACCGCAAGGAACTGAACGATTTGAAGGAGCATTTGGCAGCCTGGCGCGAACTGCCTGCCGGAGTCGTAAAGATTATCAAGGCCCTGCCCAAGGACACTCCGCCGATGAATGCCATTCGTACGGCTATCTCCGCCCTGGGTTGCTTCGATACCACCAGCGAAGACAGCTCCATGGATTCGCAGCGTCGTAAGGCACTTCGGCTCGTTGCCCAAATTCCTACCGTTACAGCATTTTTCCATCGTCACCGTTCCGGCAAGAGCATCGTGGAACCTGACTCGAAGCTTGGCGAGGCCGCCAACTTTCTCTACATGATTGATGGCGAAAGACCTTCCGAAGAGAAGGAAAAGACTCTGGATTTATGTTACGTGCTGCATGCCGATCACGGCATGAATGCCTCGACATTCAGCGCCCGCGTTACGATTGCAACGCTGAGCGACATGTACTCGGCGATTACTTCCGCCATTGGCACTTTGAAAGGCCCTCTCCACGGTGGTGCCAATGAAGGTGTCATCAAGATGCTCCTGGAAATTGGTTCCCTCGATAAAGTGGATGCTTACGTCGAGGAATGCCTTGAACAGAAAAAGAAAATCATGGGCATTGGTCATCGAGTTTACAAAACGTTGGATCCACGCGCACCTCATCTCAAGCGCATGGCCCAGATTCTGAGTGCCAAGCTCGGCGAGCCGAAGTGGATTCAGATGAGCGACCGTATTGCTGAGATAATGCTCGCCCGCAAACACTTGCATGCTAACGTCGACTTCTACTCAGCCACAGTTTATTATTCCCTCGGCGTTCCCATTGATCTTTTCACACCGATTTTTGCCATTTCGCGTACTTCCGGCTGGACCGCTCAT
- a CDS encoding N-acetylmuramoyl-L-alanine amidase encodes MRVIISTLLLFAFLKVGGVVPASGTASKLEKLVLPGRGDVRLSEWAKVSGFDIHWLKKDQSLQLTKDSSKLLFGVDSREAEVNGVNVWLSHPIVLVNGNPYISELDIHTALEPVLAPPKNFGGGKVKTIVIDPGHGGKDPGFQDGPQQEKKFTLLLAQELCSQLKQAGFEASLTRTTDTLIDLPVRPEIAKRRGADLFISLHWNSAPSSRNEVRGVETYCLTPAGASSFNAGGELFGSGTKPGNRFNDKNMYLAYQIQKSLLTGLAADDRGVKRARYAVLRTAEMPAILIEGGFMSHPAESKRIYDAVYRKQMARAIVNGITSYKKQVELVKKS; translated from the coding sequence ATGAGAGTTATAATCTCAACCTTGCTGTTGTTCGCCTTCCTAAAGGTTGGTGGAGTTGTGCCTGCTTCAGGCACCGCCAGCAAGTTGGAAAAGCTCGTCCTGCCGGGACGAGGAGATGTTCGTCTTTCGGAGTGGGCCAAGGTCAGCGGGTTTGACATTCATTGGCTCAAGAAGGATCAATCCCTGCAGTTGACCAAAGATTCCAGTAAATTGCTCTTTGGTGTTGATTCCCGGGAAGCCGAAGTGAATGGAGTCAATGTCTGGCTTTCGCACCCGATCGTTCTGGTTAATGGAAATCCGTATATTTCAGAGCTCGATATCCACACCGCCCTGGAGCCGGTGCTTGCGCCTCCTAAGAATTTCGGTGGTGGCAAGGTCAAAACAATCGTGATTGACCCTGGGCATGGTGGCAAGGATCCTGGTTTTCAGGATGGGCCACAGCAGGAGAAGAAATTCACTTTGTTACTGGCACAGGAGCTCTGTAGCCAGCTCAAACAGGCGGGATTCGAAGCCTCGCTTACCCGCACAACCGACACCTTGATCGATTTGCCCGTGCGACCGGAAATTGCCAAGCGACGCGGAGCGGATTTGTTCATCAGCCTGCATTGGAACAGTGCACCTTCAAGCCGGAACGAAGTCAGAGGTGTGGAAACCTATTGTTTAACCCCTGCAGGAGCGAGCTCCTTCAATGCAGGCGGTGAACTGTTTGGTTCGGGAACAAAACCTGGAAATCGATTTAATGATAAAAACATGTACCTGGCCTACCAGATTCAGAAGTCACTCCTTACTGGCCTGGCTGCTGACGACCGTGGAGTCAAACGTGCCCGATATGCTGTCCTTCGCACCGCGGAAATGCCTGCCATCCTGATCGAAGGTGGATTCATGTCGCACCCGGCTGAATCCAAACGTATTTACGATGCCGTGTATCGAAAACAAATGGCTCGCGCCATCGTAAATGGCATCACTTCTTACAAGAAGCAGGTCGAGCTGGTTAAAAAATCCTGA